A region from the Rhodamnia argentea isolate NSW1041297 chromosome 7, ASM2092103v1, whole genome shotgun sequence genome encodes:
- the LOC115740861 gene encoding ethylene-responsive transcription factor ERF025-like yields the protein MNQRSPLPGTSGSPVDHPRVSGRHPEYRGIRSRGKKWVSEIREPRKVTRIWLGTYPTTEMAAAAYDVAALALKGPGVLLNFPSSALTYPIPPSTSPTDIRAAASRAAASRLPRRDMDMDSNARMAASGPEFIDEDAILNMPNLLADMAEGMLVSPPLPQESTEYLNAEGLWNHP from the coding sequence ATGAATCAGCGCTCCCCACTGCCCGGCACTTCCGGGTCACCCGTCGATCATCCTCGGGTCTCTGGGAGACACCCGGAGTATCGTGGCATTCGGTCTCGCGGCAAGAAATGGGTGTCCGAGATACGAGAGCCGCGTAAAGTCACGCGCATTTGGCTCGGCACTTACCCTACCACGGAGATGGCCGCGGCCGCTTATGACGTCGCAGCCCTTGCCCTGAAAGGCCCTGGCGTCCTCCTGAACTTCCCAAGTTCGGCCCTCACATACCCCATTCCGCCTTCCACGTCACCAACTGACATACGGGCCGCCGCATCCAGAGCAGCGGCTTCGAGGCTCCCGAGGCGGGATATGGACATGGACTCAAACGCACGCATGGCAGCTTCAGGGCCAGAGTTCATCGATGAGGATGCTATATTGAACATGCCGAACCTGTTGGCCGACATGGCGGAGGGAATGCTCGTGAGCCCGCCGCTGCCGCAGGAATCAACGGAATATCTCAATGCAGAAGGCCTGTGGAATCATCCATGA
- the LOC115743686 gene encoding ethylene-responsive transcription factor ERF027-like, producing MANQPSSHPLECALPTPEHSPRASPAAATMDQHSLPPGAANSPAHHPPVSRRHPAYRGIRSRGQKWVSEIREPRKATRVWLGTYPTPEMAAAAYDVAALALKGPGALLNFPSSVLTYPIPPSASPSDVRAAASRAAASRLPRWDLNMDPNARMAASGQEFVDEDAILNMPNLLANMAEGMLVSPPPPEESQEYSDAEGLWNYP from the coding sequence ATGGCCAATCAGCCTTCTAGTCACCCTCTCGAGTGTGCTCTTCCCACGCCGGAACATTCCCCACGCGCCTCTCCCGCAGCCGCTACCATGGATCAGCACTCCCTGCCGCCCGGTGCTGCCAATTCGCCTGCTCATCATCCACCGGTCTCCAGGAGACATCCGGCGTATCGCGGGATCCGGTCTCGCGGCCAGAAATGGGTGTCCGAGATACGAGAGCCGCGGAAAGCCACACGCGTTTGGCTCGGCACTTACCCGACCCCGGAGATGGCTGCGGCTGCTTATGACGTCGCAGCCCTTGCCCTGAAAGGCCCTGGTGCCCTCCTCAACTTCCCAAGCTCTGTCCTCACGTATCCTATTCCGCCTTCTGCCTCACCATCGGACGTACGGGCTGCTGCGTCGAGAGCAGCGGCTTCGAGGCTCCCGAGGTGGGATCTCAACATGGACCCGAACGCACGCATGGCAGCTTCGGGGCAAGAATTCGTCGACGAGGATGCCATCTTGAACATGCCGAACCTGTTAGCCAACATGGCGGAGGGGATGCTCGTGAgcccgccgccgccggaggAATCACAGGAGTATTCCGACGCGGAAGGCTTGTGGAATTATCCATGA
- the LOC115742224 gene encoding uncharacterized protein LOC115742224 isoform X2 — protein MDTILRPQPFPVLTPSPTLRTPRIIRPFRASIRPPPPGFDFRREILEESKASIASSHPELLDLADDAALVLVRKRQFGPAPAWRSEFVEPEEIWLLGTTHISRRSADDVARVVRALRPDNVVVELCRSRAGIMYTSSEGDPSQQLRSSMFSLSGTGFFGAVGRSMNLGGQTALALRLLLAIFSSKISSDVNRPFGDEFRAARKVSEEIGAQIVLGDRPIEITVYMLEHLVS, from the exons ATGGACACCATCCTCAGACCACAACCCTTCCCCGTGTTGACACCGAGCCCAACTCTACGCACACCCAGAATCATCAGACCCTTCAGGGCCTCGATCAGACCTCCACCGCCCGGATTCGACTTCCGGAGAGAGATTTTGGAGGAATCCAAGGCCTCGATCGCCTCGTCGCACCCTGAGTTGCTGGATTTGGCGGACGACGCGGCCCTCGTGCTGGTCCGGAAGCGGCAGTTCGGCCCGGCCCCGGCATGGAGGTCGGAGTTCGTGGAGCCGGAGGAGATATGGCTGCTGGGCACCACTCACATCTCGCGGCGGTCCGCCGATGACGTGGCGCGGGTTGTCCGGGCCTTGAGGCCCGACAACGTCGTGGTCGAGCTCTGTAGGAGCAG AGCTGGGATCATGTACACATCTAGTGAAGGAGATCCGAGTCAACAATTACGGTCCAGCATGTTTTCCCTGAGTGGTACCGGGTTTTTTGGTGCCGTTGGTCGTAGCATGAACTTGG GTGGTCAGACAGCTCTAGCATTACGTCTACTCTTGGCAATTTTCTCTTCAAAAATATCCTCAGATGTCAACCGCCCATTCGGAGATGAG TTTCGAGCTGCTCGGAAGGTATCCGAAGAAATCGGTGCTCAAATTGTGTTGGGGGATCGGCCAATTGAAATAACAGTATATATGCTCGAACATCTGGTCTCATGA
- the LOC115742224 gene encoding traB domain-containing protein isoform X1, with amino-acid sequence MYTSSEGDPSQQLRSSMFSLSGTGFFGAVGRSMNLGGQTALALRLLLAIFSSKISSDVNRPFGDEFRAARKVSEEIGAQIVLGDRPIEITLERAWNSLKWAQKISLVISVFRGIASKSDASGSNLQESYTGDSTFELYKQLSFSYPALLQPLIHERDTYLAWSLKRSKAVNNCKRVVGVIGKGHMNGVVYSLISDQGNLRFRDLAGNKAGGNKTGGWVEDLARSLIRDTLLGILLWALYEWVKGAV; translated from the exons ATGTACACATCTAGTGAAGGAGATCCGAGTCAACAATTACGGTCCAGCATGTTTTCCCTGAGTGGTACCGGGTTTTTTGGTGCCGTTGGTCGTAGCATGAACTTGG GTGGTCAGACAGCTCTAGCATTACGTCTACTCTTGGCAATTTTCTCTTCAAAAATATCCTCAGATGTCAACCGCCCATTCGGAGATGAG TTTCGAGCTGCTCGGAAGGTATCCGAAGAAATCGGTGCTCAAATTGTGTTGGGGGATCGGCCAATTGAAATAACA CTTGAGAGAGCATGGAATAGTTTGAAATGGGCTCAGAAAATAAGCCTAGTGATCTCTGTTTTTCGTGGAATAGCATCAAAATCGGATGCGTCAGGGAGTAATCTTCAG GAATCATACACCGGGGATAGCACATTTGAGTTGTACAAGCAGCTCAGCTTTTCTTATCCAGCACTTCTACAGCCTCTCATACATGAACGAGACACG TATCTCGCATGGTCCCTAAAGCGGAGCAAGGCCGTGAACAACTGCAAGAGGGTGGTGGGAGTGATCGGGAAGGGCCACATGAACGGGGTCGTGTATTCGCTTATCTCAGACCAAGGGAACTTGCGATTCCGTGATCTTGCAGGGAATAAGGCAGGGGGCAATAAAACCGGGGGTTGGGTTGAAGATCTCGCGAGGAGCTTGATTAGAGACACTTTGTTAGGGATTCTGCTTTGGGCATTGTATGAATGGGTCAAAGGTGCAGTATAA
- the LOC115740868 gene encoding two-component response regulator ARR11-like, which yields MHVIFLLGYWLEADTGDQSTKMQSPLMNFSILVVDDCSTSLSIVAAILGAWSYQVVTAKHPLYALSILRARKCSFDLVMTDYHMPDMNGLELQRHVREEFDLPVIVMSGDDRQSVILKSLEAGASLYIVKPVRPDDLKNIWQYCIARKKGKAVVIEEGAASASIGASLYQRIIHEGFNIPAQPLTLEKEGSTQDPNGKKRSRDDDENDGGIDYSMTPPRKSKVVWTTGLHDLFLHAINYIGLDKAVPKRILEFMNIPGLTRENIASHLQKYRIFLKKVAVGDNGTVAPGARARNSSREAQSSSSTSHHRPRWSARNDVQHQMPPDSFPRRHPQPPLPEIRPRVSTQALNGHNSSATSVRFPPQDASGVGLSIFKDPMFGNSSVHNNPYPTNASSLQVIRPNTGGLSIPKDPMFANSSVNVNPYRTYASTSQAILPNARGPRNIQISSFGPTNVITGLAIAQQVYPPQNHSSSSGAFMPSSSNIAHYPSVNSNPTNTNFCGTQMTGGGGNTLDGNKGFMSPIGYDNFGTSSSNFGEGSSSGPYIVQEGQEPPFGFHITEPLPPLVSPAANWPESPLFQPAPTTQPPVASIQPRNAHEQDVMENAPIVVNSLDQQHYGDGDLFDLVFKQSANKGQEGGPHQGVISSSPGTGMNSPSKEIQRIESSDSCYQLEDFDPWIDEDLGQACLSPISSLKFTVVR from the exons ATGCATgtgatttttcttcttg GTTACTGGCTTGAGGCAGATACAGGAGACCAATCCACAAAGATGCAAAGCCCACTCATGAATTTTAGCATTTTGGTCGTCGATGATTGCTCTACTTCACTTTCCATTGTTGCTGCGATTCTTGGAGCTTGGAGCTATCAAG TTGTGACCGCAAAACACCCCCTCTATGCTTTATCCATTCTTCGAGCAAGAAAGTGTTCTTTTGACCTTGTCATGACTGATTATCACATGCCCGACATGAATGGTCTCGAGCTACAAAGGCATGTCCGAGAAGAATTTGATCTGCCGGTGATCG TCATGTCGGGGGATGATCGACAATCGGTGATATTAAAGAGTTTAGAGGCAGGAGCCTCCCTCTATATTGTGAAACCGGTGAGGCCGgatgatctgaaaaatatttggcAATATTGTATtgcaagaaaaaagggaaaagcagTTGTCATTGAGGAAGGAGCTGCAAGTGCCTCAATTGGTGCATCACTATATCAGAGAATTATACATGAAGGTTTTAATATTCCTGCCCAACCCTTGACTTTGGAAAAGGAAGGCAGTACACAAGATCCAAATGGGAAGAAAAGGAGCAGGGACGACGACGAAAATGATGGAGGAATTGATTACTCAATGACCCCTCCAAGAAAATCAAAGGTGGTTTGGACAACTGGGCTTCACGATCTATTTTTGCATGCTATCAACTACATAGGACTGGACA AAGCTGTTCCCAAAAGGATTCTTGAGTTCATGAACATCCCTGGATTAACTAGAGAGAACATAGCcagccatttgcag AAGTATCGCATATTCTTGAAGAAAGTTGCAGTTGGAGATAATGGCACAGTCGCACCAGGAGCAAGAGCAAGGAACTCTTCCAGAGAAGCCCAAAGTTCAAGCTCAACATCGCACCATCGGCCTCGATGGTCGGCCAGGAACGATGTCCAACATCAAATGCCTCCTGATAGTTTTCCAAGGAGGCATCCCCAGCCGCCCCTTCCTGAAATAAGGCCCCGAGTGAGTACCCAGGCACTCAATGGCCACAACAGCAGTGCCACATCAGTACGATTTCCTCCTCAAGATGCCTCAGGTGTCGGCCTTTCCATCTTTAAGGATCCAATGTTTGGTAATTCCAGTGTCCACAACAACCCCTATCCAACCAATGCCTCGAGTTTGCAAGTGATTAGGCCCAACACTGGAGGTCTTTCCATACCGAAGGATCCAATGTTCGCCAACTCCAGTGTCAATGTCAATCCTTATCGAACCTATGCCTCAACTTCGCAAGCGATCCTGCCCAACGCCAGAGGACCAAGGAACATACAAATTTCATCTTTCGGCCCTACAAATGTCATAACAGGCCTCGCAATTGCCCAGCAAGTGTACCCTCCACAGAATCATTCTTCAAGTTCAGGTGCTTTCATGCCTAGCTCGAGCAACATTGCTCATTACCCTTCTGTCAATTCAAACCCCACCAATACCAACTTCTGTGGTACTCAGATGACTGGAGGTGGTGGAAATACGCTTGATGGTAATAAGGGGTTCATGAGTCCCATTGGCTATGATAATTTTGGGACTTCCTCATCAAATTTTGGGGAAGGGAGCTCGTCAGGGCCTTACATTGTTCAAGAAGGGCAAGAGCCTCCCTTTGGATTTCACATAACTGAGCCATTGCCACCACTTGTTTCTCCTGCTGCTAATTGGCCTGAGAGTCCTCTCTTTCAACCAGCACCTACAACGCAACCACCTGTTGCAAGTATTCAGCCCAGAAATGCTCATGAACAAGATGTGATGGAAAATGCTCCCATAGTTGTGAATAGCCTTGATCAGCAACATTATGGAGATGGTGATCTGTTTGATCTCGTTTTCAAGCAATCGGCTAATAAG GGTCAGGAAGGAGGACCCCATCAGGGAGTCATTAGTTCCTCTCCTGGTACAGGCATGAACAGTCCCAGCAAAGAAATTCAGCGAATTGAAAGTTCCGATTCATGTTATCAACTAGAGGATTTCGATCCCTGGATTGACGAGGACCTTGGCCAGGCATGTTTGAGCcccatttcttctttgaaatttacAGTCGTTCgttaa
- the LOC115742241 gene encoding serine/arginine-rich splicing factor RS40 isoform X1 — protein sequence MRPIFCGNFEYDARPSELERLFRRYGKVDKVDMKSGFAFVYMDDERDAEDAIRGLDRIEFGRKGRRLRVEWTKHERGVKKPGGSRRSSTNGRPSKTLFVINFDTYQTRTRDLEKHFEPYGKIVSVRIRRNFAFVQYEYQEDATKALDATNMSKLMDRVISVEYAARDDDDKKDGYSPDRGRGRSPERGYDRKRSPSPYKRERGSPDYGRGASPYRRERGSPHYGRESSPIDRQAQRVSPDYGRGSSRSPRRRERSLSGGSRSRSRSRSPYKRQVVSRGNGRDHSHSPYEKPAMGPNNSPDRNKSPDREEESPENGREPPTDHNEDVARDVGVESPASGGRHSYSPAAED from the exons ATGAGGCCTATCTTCTGTGGGAATTTTGAGTATGATGCCAGACCATCTGAATTGGAAAGACTTTTCCGCAGATATGGAAAAGTCGATAAGGTGGATATGAAGTCTG GATTCGCTTTTGTCTACATGGACGATGAGAGAGATGCTGAAGATGCAATCCGTGGACTGGATCGGATAGAATTTGGTCGAAAGGGACGCAGGCTTCGTGTGGAATGGACCAAG CACGAACGTGGCGTTAAAAAGCCTGGTGGTTCAAGGCGATCCTCAACTAACGGGAGACCCTCAAAGACCTTGTTTGTTATTAACTTTGATACTTATCAGACCAGAACTAGGGATCTGGAGAAGCACTTTGAGCCATATGGGAAGATCGTCAGTGTTAGGATTAGAAGGAATTTTGCATTCGTCCAGTATGAGTATCAAGAGGATGCTACAAAAGCGTTGGATGCTACAAATATGAG CAAGCTGATGGATCGAGTGATATCAGTGGAATATGCTGCtcgagatgatgatgataagaAAGATGGGTACAGCCCAGACAGAGGTCGTGGTAGGTCACCTGAAAGAGGTTATGATAGGAAGCGCTCCCCTAGtccctataaaagagagagaggtagcCCTGATTACGGTCGAGGTGCTAGTCCTTATCGAAGAGAAAGGGGAAGTCCTCATTATGGTCGTGAATCTAGCCCGATTGACCGTCAGGCACAGAGAGTAAGCCCAGACTACGGTCGAGGTTCTAGCCGCAGTCCTCGTCGAAGGGAGAGATCTCTTTCTGGGGGTAGCCGCAGCCGCAGCCGAAGCCGAAGCCCATATAAGAGGCAGGTGGTCAGCCGAGGCAATGGTCGGGACCATAGCCACAGCCCGTATGAAAAACCAGCAATGGGACCTAACAACAGTCCTGATCGCAATAAGAGCCCCGACAGGGAAGAGGAAAGCCCTGAAAATGGTCGTGAGCCCCCTACAGATCATAACGAGGATGTTGCCCGTGATGTTGGTGTAGAAAGTCCTGCATCAGGTGGACGCCACAG CTATTCACCTGCAGCAGAGGATTGA
- the LOC115742241 gene encoding serine/arginine-rich splicing factor RS40 isoform X2 translates to MDDERDAEDAIRGLDRIEFGRKGRRLRVEWTKHERGVKKPGGSRRSSTNGRPSKTLFVINFDTYQTRTRDLEKHFEPYGKIVSVRIRRNFAFVQYEYQEDATKALDATNMSKLMDRVISVEYAARDDDDKKDGYSPDRGRGRSPERGYDRKRSPSPYKRERGSPDYGRGASPYRRERGSPHYGRESSPIDRQAQRVSPDYGRGSSRSPRRRERSLSGGSRSRSRSRSPYKRQVVSRGNGRDHSHSPYEKPAMGPNNSPDRNKSPDREEESPENGREPPTDHNEDVARDVGVESPASGGRHSYSPAAED, encoded by the exons ATGGACGATGAGAGAGATGCTGAAGATGCAATCCGTGGACTGGATCGGATAGAATTTGGTCGAAAGGGACGCAGGCTTCGTGTGGAATGGACCAAG CACGAACGTGGCGTTAAAAAGCCTGGTGGTTCAAGGCGATCCTCAACTAACGGGAGACCCTCAAAGACCTTGTTTGTTATTAACTTTGATACTTATCAGACCAGAACTAGGGATCTGGAGAAGCACTTTGAGCCATATGGGAAGATCGTCAGTGTTAGGATTAGAAGGAATTTTGCATTCGTCCAGTATGAGTATCAAGAGGATGCTACAAAAGCGTTGGATGCTACAAATATGAG CAAGCTGATGGATCGAGTGATATCAGTGGAATATGCTGCtcgagatgatgatgataagaAAGATGGGTACAGCCCAGACAGAGGTCGTGGTAGGTCACCTGAAAGAGGTTATGATAGGAAGCGCTCCCCTAGtccctataaaagagagagaggtagcCCTGATTACGGTCGAGGTGCTAGTCCTTATCGAAGAGAAAGGGGAAGTCCTCATTATGGTCGTGAATCTAGCCCGATTGACCGTCAGGCACAGAGAGTAAGCCCAGACTACGGTCGAGGTTCTAGCCGCAGTCCTCGTCGAAGGGAGAGATCTCTTTCTGGGGGTAGCCGCAGCCGCAGCCGAAGCCGAAGCCCATATAAGAGGCAGGTGGTCAGCCGAGGCAATGGTCGGGACCATAGCCACAGCCCGTATGAAAAACCAGCAATGGGACCTAACAACAGTCCTGATCGCAATAAGAGCCCCGACAGGGAAGAGGAAAGCCCTGAAAATGGTCGTGAGCCCCCTACAGATCATAACGAGGATGTTGCCCGTGATGTTGGTGTAGAAAGTCCTGCATCAGGTGGACGCCACAG CTATTCACCTGCAGCAGAGGATTGA
- the LOC115743738 gene encoding protein DETOXIFICATION 49 produces the protein MCQQTSPPFFCKCEKDKNSSCYLLSMGDPGIDSEVNTPLVLKTSPTLQPSNSAPFPLSPAVKEARSISRIALPMILTGLLLYSRSMISMLFLGHLGDLALAGGALAVGFANITGYSVLSGLAMGMETICGQAFGAKRLSVLGLTLQRTVLLLLLTSIPISLLWLNMKSILLFCGQDESISAQAHSYLLYSVPDLLAQSLLHPLRIYLRSQSITLPLTICASLSILLHIPINYFLVFHLDLGIKGVALSAVWTNFNLVASLVIYIVFSGVHMDTWGGFSLECFREWRPLISLAVPSCVSVCLEWWWYEIMILLCGLLLNPRATVASMGILIQTTAFIYIFPSSLSFSVSTRVGNELGANRPARAQLAAAVGLGFSFALGFSALLFAVAMRNHWARMFTADHDIIALTSTVLPIIGLCELGNCPQTTGCGVLRGSARPKIGANINLGCFYLVGTPVAVALAFYCQVDFAGLWLGLLAAQASCLLSMLVVLGRTDWEHQAMRAQELTKAKACDAVDDGADEIEEEEKNKKKKMRHSNGELEDDDDTSPV, from the coding sequence ATGTGTCAACAAACATCTCCTCCTTTCTTCTGCAAATGCGAGAAGGACAAGAACTCATCTTGTTACCTTCTGTCGATGGGGGACCCGGGCATTGATTCCGAAGTGAACACTCCCTTAGTCCTCAAGACCTCACCAACTCTCCAGCCGTCCAACAGTGCCCCTTTCCCGCTCTCGCCGGCCGTCAAGGAGGCCAGGTCCATCTCCCGCATCGCCCTCCCCATGATCCTCACCGGCCTCCTCCTCTACTCCCGCTCCATGATCTCGATGCTCTTCCTTGGCCACCTTGGCGACCTCGCCCTCGCCGGCGGTGCCCTCGCAGTCGGGTTCGCCAACATCACCGGCTACTCCGTCCTCTCCGGCCTCGCTATGGGCATGGAGACCATCTGCGGTCAGGCCTTTGGTGCCAAGCGGCTTTCCGTCTTAGGCCTCACCCTCCAAAGGACCGTCCTCTTGCTCCTCCTGACCTCGATCCCCATCTCTCTCCTCTGGCTCAACATGAAGTCCATCCTGCTCTTTTGCGGCCAGGACGAGTCCATCTCGGCCCAAGCTCACTCCTATCTTCTCTACTCAGTCCCTGACCTTTTGGCTCAATCTCTGCTTCACCCTCTGAGGATCTACCTCAGGAGCCAATCCATCACCCTCCCGCTCACCATCTGTGCCTCTCTCTCCATCCTCCTCCACATACCCATAAACTACTTCCTCGTCTTCCACCTCGACCTCGGCATCAAGGGCGTCGCGCTTAGCGCCGTCTGGACCAACTTCAACCTCGTGGCGTCTCTGGTGATTTATATCGTCTTCTCTGGCGTCCACATGGACACCTGGGGCGGCTTCTCATTAGAGTGCTTCAGGGAATGGAGGCCCCTCATCAGCCTCGCTGTCCCAAGCTGCGTCTCGGTGTGCCTCGAGTGGTGGTGGTACGAGATCATGATCCTGCTTTGCGGCCTCTTGCTTAACCCTAGGGCGACCGTCGCATCAATGGGGATACTGATACAGACAACAGCGTTCATCTACATATTCCCATCGTCACTCAGCTTCAGCGTGTCAACAAGGGTCGGGAATGAGCTCGGTGCAAACCGCCCTGCAAGGGCGCAGCTCGCGGCTGCCGTCGGGCTCGGGTTCAGCTTTGCCCTAGGTTTCTCGGCGCTGCTCTTCGCCGTGGCGATGAGGAACCACTGGGCCAGGATGTTCACCGCAGATCATGACATCATAGCATTGACATCAACGGTGCTGCCGATCATTGGGCTGTGCGAGCTCGGGAACTGCCCGCAGACGACTGGCTGCGGCGTGCTGCGAGGGAGCGCAAGGCCCAAGATTGGCGCTAACATAAACTTGGGGTGTTTCTACCTGGTCGGGACACCAGTAGCAGTTGCGCTTGCATTCTACTGCCAGGTCGACTTCGCAGGTTTGTGGCTGGGGCTTTTGGCGGCACAAGCGTCGTGCTTGCTGAGCATGTTGGTGGTGCTAGGGCGAACGGACTGGGAACACCAGGCCATGAGAGCTCAAGAGCTCACCAAGGCCAAGGCTTGTGATGCTGTAGACGACGGGGCTGATGAAatcgaggaagaagagaagaataagaagaagaagatgaggcaCAGTAATGGTGAACTCGAGGACGATGATGATACTTCACCCGTCTGA